One Fusarium musae strain F31 chromosome 6, whole genome shotgun sequence DNA segment encodes these proteins:
- a CDS encoding hypothetical protein (EggNog:ENOG41) codes for MPSFDQLADAPKKGKVIKSAYESESFESDGTIHVDGLVGSATISPAGRDVALASPDGLAIIDLDSPYSPPRRLRTHGLPWLVVDVQWSPFAARDYWIVSAANHRALVWNLNRREDSSSGAIEHSLQGHSRAITDVNWSAHHPDLLSTCSVDGYIHAWDLRRPRQPVLTFCDWTAGASQVKYNRQASHILASAHDRWLHIWDERRSSEPINSIKAHKSKIYGLDWNRSDPKAIVSCSIDKRINFWDYTAEEPLQHTIETGFPVWRARHTPFGHGLLAIPQNEPGDLYLYDTNFEPESKVTSQPIDVWPGHGDHKAKEFLWRCRGGITDDGKDNREFQLVSWGTDNELKLQCIDPKIFAAIGHKRGMPADPAISITRKGATYKTFRTVDESTDRDRKSATMSDHRPGTSYHKQSALTLGMRSGTTQSHRTSMAWRGPSMKAKVSGRSVDRNQSQIGWMKGIAMTKRKASTSAKRHLSKDSGIFGHGYPDDEWAEPESIQEELLRISHQLPKVRWDNIDMDSLTLNVSLNGPWGADGETIFVKVRIDIPVGYPKTRAPKFYVEKSSFMPAETHKKIDREIHQLANQFLQRKKNCLEVAFTYLLGEVDLESSTTFFKNVRDLDDELDGLADESSSESDEDIPAGGSASMSQELPPHNELDTALAPPNRTIVPPPPRTCGARFSHNGRLICFFPSKEEKARALFTTTMDAYRERPKGEPFFAGFGRIAHDLGPRQRFMAEVSSASSGDSDTSASGSSSSSSSSSDSESTSMHKINLWYHPSRQFRKTWSEDRSIRSSGGGTGVGTGTGTGTSRRRPGRPKNLISIHDFRGLLPSKEEFAREYAIFGDGAEVCEHNAKVAEKYNARDLVDVWRYLGLLLKKGVPLEILAHNQRRDSILVIAHDVVSRCNADTSPLDSFLERHEGALSGRVKWGRHPLARDFIMDLFAYYEQIADIQMLAMLSCIFSESSAADSVAYFESHLPQPETPLPFKAPAFSLDYFPTDASLWNVGGRSYTNSAITTPMTVHTPVHYSGSQASDDGIWGGDAASNSYSCGETPPNKFKGYLGEVEAPPSVSTSPNTRFLNRANSGLASAFAANLPRSFAGVSSSSPPNQVRKRPSPAETILSSLAPGNVTWSASTAMDSNGGRTSLDDDDYGRDDYLSLVPTKIAVTMEDQTAFDDDGWLNVSMLESSQADVHARYRYAYAEMLQMWNQPLSRLEIMKFNSLKGDMTGGHGDDAFHEPGAGHDGKAHNSSPIAMGKKDQLQALLASGRGLDVTGMCRIHEIQLEPLRYTSSDSKVGGAVGTCDRCHQTQSQLTCVYCLEPVDALFPPCLACGCASHEACLAEWHAAGETQCPAGDECNCVEEAADGQVESWAALQGAMLKGQRHMMMLPGPALGDSDDDAKMPRNWERVESSFPSRMQGLSAASISLGNRLRKSAGEWSRASSLKRNDRKNVI; via the exons ATGCCCTCCTTCGACCAGCTTGCTGATGCCcccaagaagggcaaggtcATCAAATCCGCCTACGAGAGCGAAAGTTTCGAGTCAGATGGCACCATTCATGTTGATGGCCTAGTCGGCTCTGCCACTATCTCTCCTGCTGGGCGAGACGTCGCTTTGGCTTC GCCTGATGGGTTGGCAATCATAGATCTTGACTCGCCTTATAGCCCTCCCCGGCGACTGAGGACTCATGGCCTCCCGTGGTTGGTTGTGGATGTCCAATGGTCACCCTTTGCTGCTCGTGACTACTGGATCGTCTCAGCTGCCAACCATCGTGCCCTGGTGTGGAATCTAAATCGCAGGGAAGACTCAAGTTCAGGTGCCATAGAACATTCTCTTCAAGGCCACAGTCGTGCTATTACAGACGTCAACTGGTCTGCTCACCATCCAGACCTCTTGTCGACCTGCTCAGTAGATGGCTATATTCACGCATGGGATCTTCGAAGACCACGCCAGCCTGTTTTGACCTTCTGCGATTGGACTGCAGGTGCATCTCAGGTCAAATACAACCGCCAAGCATCTCACATTCTGGCTTCTGCTCACGATCGATGGCTGCATATTTGGGATGAACGCCGTTCTTCTGAACCTATAAATTCCATTAAAGCTCACAAATCCAAGATATATGGTCTGGACTGGAATCGATCTGACCCCAAGGCGATCGTCTCCTGTTCCATCGACAAGAGGATCAACTTCTGGGACTATACTGCGGAAGAGCCCTTGCAACATACTATTGAAACTGGATTTCCAGTATGGAGAGCTCGTCATACACCTTTCGGACACGGCCTCCTCGCAATACCCCAGAACGAACCGGGAGATCTTTATCTCTACGACACCAACTTTGAACCAGAATCGAAAGTGACGAGCCAACCAATCGATGTCTGGCCGGGGCACGGAGATCACAAAGCAAAGGAATTTCTGTGGCGATGCCGTGGCGGCATAACTGATGACGGTAAAGACAACCGTGAATTCCAGCTCGTCTCCTGGGGCACAGACAACGAACTGAAGCTTCAATGCATCGACCCCAAAATCTTCGCCGCTATCGGCCATAAACGCGGCATGCCAGCCGATCCAGCAATCAGCATCACTCGAAAAGGCGCAACATACAAGACTTTCCGTACAGTCGACGAAAGTACGGATCGCGATCGTAAATCTGCCACAATGAGTGATCACCGGCCTGGCACCAGCTATCATAAGCAAAGTGCTCTTACTCTAGGAATGCGATCAGGCACAACTCAAAGCCACCGTACATCGATGGCGTGGCGAGGTCCTTCAATGAAGGCCAAGGTGTCTGGAAGATCCGTCGATCGTAACCAGTCGCAAATAGGATGGATGAAAGGAATTGCCATGACTAAGAGAAAGGCATCAACGAGCGCCAAACGACACTTATCGAAAGACTCGGGTATCTTTGGCCATGGATACCCTGACGATGAGTGGGCAGAACCTGAATCTATTCAGGAGGAACTTCTGCGCATCAGCCATCAACTTCCCAAAGTGAGGTGGGACAACATTGATATGGACAGTTTGACTCTCAACGTCTCACTGAACGGCCCCTGGGGCGCCGATGGGGAGACTATCTTCGTTAAGGTCCGGATTGATATTCCAGTCGGCTATCCTAAGACCAGGGCGCCAAAGTTCTATGTTGAGAAATCGTCCTTCATGCCTGCAGAGACGCACAAGAAGATTGATCGCGAGATTCACCAACTGGCCAATCAGTTCTTGCAGAGAAAAAAGAATTGCCTCGAGGTTGCCTTTACGTATCTGCTTGGGGAAGTTGATCTTGAAAGCAGCACAACTTTCTTCAAGAATGTTCGAGATTTagatgatgagctcgatGGCCTAGCAGACGAGAGCTCTAGTGAATCCGACGAGGATATCCCCGCTGGCGGTTCAGCATCCATGTCTCAAGAACTGCCCCCTCATAACGAGCTGGATACCGCGCTTGCACCTCCGAATAGGACAATCGTGCCACCGCCACCCAGGACTTGCGGTGCCAGGTTCTCACACAACGGACGATTGATTTGTTTCTTCCCCtccaaagaggaaaaggcGCGCGCATTGTTCACAACAACTATGGACGCTTATAGGGAACGTCCCAAGGGGGAACCATTCTTTGCGGGTTTTGGCAGAATCGCACATGATCTTGGACCTCGACAACGTTTTATGGCGGAAGTCAGTTCAGCATCCAGCGGGGATTCTGATACCTCTGCCTCTggatcgtcttcatcctcatcatcttcaagtgATTCGGAATCTACATCAATGCACAAGATTAATCTCTGGTACCACCCTAGCCGCCAGTTTAGGAAAACATGGAGCGAAGACAGATCAATACGCTCGAGTGGCGGTGGTACAGGAGTAGGCACTGgtactggcactggcacaaGTCGTCGCAGGCCTGGTCGCCCCAAGAACCTAATCTCGATACATGACTTCCGTGGTCTTCTCCCCTCGAAAGAGGAATTTGCGCGTGAGTACGCCATATTTGGCGACGGGGCCGAGGTCTGTGAGCACAACGCAAAGGTTGCTGAGAAGTACAATGCTCGAGATCTGGTTGATGTCTGGCGATATCTTGGGCTTCTATTAAAGAAGGGCGTTCCGCTCGAGATACTCGCCCACAATCAGAGGCGCGATTCTATTCTGGTAATAGCCCACGATGTGGTTTCCAGGTGCAATGCCGATACTTCTCCTCTCGACTCCTTTTTGGAAAGACATGAAGGTGCATTGTCTGGCAGAGTCAAATGGGGTAGACATCCCTTAGCCAGGGACTTCATCATGGACCTTTTTGCATACTATGAGCAGATTGCCGACATCCAAATGTTGGCAATGCTTTCTTGTATATTCAGCGAGTCTTCTGCTGCAGACAGTGTGGCTTACTTTGAATCGCATCTACCGCAGCCCGAGACTCCGCTCCCCTTCAAGGCACCAGCATTCTCGCTAGACTACTTCCCCACTGACGCCTCACTGTGGAATGTTGGTGGACGCAGTTATACCAACTCAGCTATTACCACACCGATGACAGTGCACACTCCTGTCCACTATTCTGGATCTCAGGCCTCAGACGATGGCATATGGGGTGGTGATGCAGCATCGAACTCGTACTCTTGTGGAGAGACGCCGCCAAATAAATTCAAGGGGTATTTAGGGGAAGTCGAGGCACCGCCCAGCGTGTCTACATCTCCAAACACGCGATTTCTAAATAGAGCAAACTCGGGTCTGGCATCAGCTTTTGCTGCCAACTTGCCACGTTCGTTTGCAGGGGTCAGCTCGTCGTCACCTCCAAATCAAGTAAGAAAGAGACCCAGCCCTGCTGAGACGATCCTCAGCAGTCTGGCTCCGGGCAACGTTACATGGAGTGCGTCGACCGCGATGGACTCGAATGGTGGGAGAACCTCcttggatgatgacgattATGGGAGGGATGATTATCTGTCACTTGTGCCCACAAAGATTGCCGTCACGATGGAGGATCAAACCGCcttcgacgatgatggttGGCTGAACGTATCCATGCTCGAGTCCAGCCAGGCAGATGTCCATGCTCGTTATCGATATGCGTATGCTGAAATGCTGCAAATGTGGAATCAGCCACTCTCCAGACTCGAGATTATGAAATTCAACTCACTCAAGGGAGACATGACTGGAGGGCATGGTGACGACGCCTTCCATGAGCCGGGCGCTGGCCACGATGGCAAAGCACACAACTCATCGCCCATTGCCATGGGCAAGAAGGATCAGCTTCAAGCGTTGCTTGCATCAGGCCGCGGTCTTGATGTCACAGGAATGTGCCGCATACACGAGATCCAGCTGGAACCACTTCGTTATACTTCCAGTGACTCCAAAGTCGGTGGTGCTGTTGGTACATGTGATCGCTGCCATCAAACTCAGAGTCAGCTCACATGTGTGTACTGCCTTGAGCCTGTGGATGCTCTCTTCCCTCCATGCTTGGCTTGTGGTTGCGCAAGTCATGAGGCGTGTCTAGCAGAGTGGCATGCTGCCGGCGAAACGCAATGCCCCGCAGGCGACGAGTGCAACTGTGTGGAGGAGGCAGCAGATGGCCAGGTTGAATCATGGGCAGCTCTTCAGGGAGCCATGCTCAAGGGGCAAAGACatatgatgatgttgccTGGTCCAGCCTTGGGTgatagcgacgacgacgCAAAGATGCCTCGTAACTGGGAGAGAGTTGAGTCCTCTTTTCCCTCACGAATGCAGGGCCTTTCAGCTGCCAGTATAAGTCTGGGCAATAGGCTAAGGAAATCAGCAGGAGAATGGTCACGAGCTTCGAGTTTGAAACGAAACGATCGGAAGAacgtaatataa
- a CDS encoding hypothetical protein (EggNog:ENOG41), with product MSETSATQHVKTRILVISDTHGSKPKPKHKGGPTTDDELNEKDVSRVTTGWRESLPKADVVIHCGDLTKRTTIPEFENTFSMLRSIKAPLKLVIAGNHDMALHDDYWINEYGGPADTLDKVKTILQEAEKDGVRYLTEGVHVLTLQNGALLKVYASPWTPSYGGWAFQYENGHDFNIPKETDVAITHGPPQGICDFAGMTGTHAGCPDLRAAVARAKPKIHCFGHIHEAWGTHHVTWKGNDIDEKLSRKVGLRGLRPNRVTQNEEEANATRVKLIGMSKQRAAHLDLTQGDSRVVQGEQTLFVNAAIMDIRYRPIQLPWLIDVDLVRAGPL from the coding sequence ATGTCCGAAACATCTGCCACACAACATGTCAAAACTCGCATCCTTGTCATATCCGACACGCACGGGTCGAAGCCAAAGCCCAAACACAAAGGCGGACCTACcactgatgatgagctcaaCGAAAAAGATGTCTCCCGTGTGACGACAGGTTGGAGAGAGTCTCTCCCAAAGGCGGATGTTGTGATCCATTGCGGAGACCTTACGAAGCGAACTACAATTCCTGAATTCGAAAATACCTTCTCTATGTTACGGTCTATTAAGGCCCCTCTCAAACTGGTCATTGCAGGCAACCATGACATGGCGCTTCATGACGATTATTGGATCAATGAGTATGGCGGTCCGGCGGACACgctcgacaaggtcaagactATTCTTCAAGAGGCTGAGAAAGATGGTGTTCGGTACTTGACAGAGGGCGTTCATGTGTTGACCCTGCAAAATGGCGCTCTGTTGAAAGTGTATGCGAGTCCGTGGACTCCTTCGTATGGTGGCTGGGCATTTCAATATGAGAATGGACACGACTTCAACATCCCCAAGGAAACCGATGTGGCCATTACTCACGGTCCTCCGCAAGGTATCTGCGACTTTGCAGGCATGACTGGAACCCACGCTGGCTGTCCCGATCTCCGTGCCGCAGTCGCTCGTGCCAAACCCAAGATTCATTGCTTCGGCCACATTCATGAAGCTTGGGGGACGCACCATGTGACATGGAAAGGCAATGACATTGATGAGAAACTGTCAAGAAAAGTCGGGCTCAGGGGGCTACGACCAAATCGCGTGACGCagaatgaggaagaggctAATGCAACGAGGGTGAAGCTAATCGGGATGAGCAAGCAAAGAGCTGCACATCTGGACCTCACTCAGGGCGACAGTCGCGTGGTTCAAGGGGAGCAAACATTGTTTGTGAACGCAGCGATCATGGATATCAGATATAGACCTATACAGCTACCGTGGCTAATTGATGTAGACTTGGTGAGAGCTGGGCCGCTGTGA
- a CDS encoding hypothetical protein (EggNog:ENOG41~CAZy:CE10~MEROPS:MER0043146): MVFPGPELETYVFRTAPQLDAAWLAHEEEAKKKGPPRVFSSVEERQPIYAQECRDLYAQVTAPGTRDHELSQGVTKQEFTIPSSVDGHPIPVLQLDLTGTEAEEPEIIVIFYHGGGLRVGEADSEELSCRHIVKSGIARIRLYSVGYRLLPQNPATVCLSDSLDGFHKLHNPKIRTIVIGSSSGGQMASAVAQAAPQGTIHGLLLRCPVTADRASGEEFVPEKLRPYHTSVSGTFITSLGGYLQRNKPRDGLEKLPLEVSEDELKGHPRTWIQLTSNDTLYSDGLCYAMILREAGIDVKVQVEVGWPHTFWLKAPHLDHALTCEKHMLDGFRWLLK; this comes from the coding sequence ATGGTCTTTCCAGGTCCGGAACTCGAAACCTATGTCTTTAGGACGGCACCGCAATTAGACGCTGCCTGGCTTGCacatgaagaagaggccaagaagaaaggcCCCCCTAGAGTATTCAGCAGTGTAGAAGAACGGCAACCGATTTATGCTCAGGAATGTCGCGACTTATATGCTCAAGTTACGGCGCCTGGAACCCGAGACCATGAGCTCTCCCAAGGAGTTACGAAGCAAGAGTTCACTATTCCCTCTTCTGTGGATGGGCATCCAATCCCTGTCCTTCAGCTGGACCTTACAGGTACCGAAGCTGAGGAGCCGGAGATTATCGTCATATTTTACCACGGCGGTGGCTTGAGGGTTGGCGAAGCGGATAGCGAAGAACTATCGTGCAGGCATATTGTCAAGTCGGGCATTGCCAGGATTCGACTTTACTCGGTGGGATATCGCCTACTGCCTCAGAATCCAGCTACCGTGTGTCTTTCTGACAGCTTGGATGGATTTCATAAACTCCACAATCCAAAGATAAGAACTATCGTTATTGGAAGCTCGAGTGGTGGACAGATGGCATCTGCAGTGGCACAAGCAGCTCCTCAGGGTACCATTCACGGACTGCTACTGAGGTGTCCAGTCACAGCGGACAGAGCCAGTGGCGAGGAATTTGTACCTGAAAAGTTACGTCCGTATCACACAAGCGTGTCTGGAACGTTTATCACATCATTGGGTGGATATTTACAACGGAACAAACCTAGGGATGGCCTTGAGAAACTACCTCTTGAGGTTTCGGAAGATGAGCTGAAGGGACACCCTCGTACTTGGATTCAGCTGACTTCGAACGACACCCTATACTCGGATGGGCTATGCTATGCCATGATTCTTAGGGAAGCAGGTATCGATGTCAAGGTTCAAGTGGAGGTGGGCTGGCCGCATACCTTTTGGCTCAAGGCTCCTCACCTTGATCATGCCTTGACTTGCGAGAAACATATGCTGGACGGATTtcgatggcttctcaagTAG
- the SOH1 gene encoding suppressor of hpr1 (EggNog:ENOG41~BUSCO:EOG09265KF9): protein MVTEDSQDVPMGSPPEPPAEVDQEPRYGGYSRFEVELEFVQSLANPAYLNHLASQKLLSQPAFVAYLAYLQYWSKPPYLKYLTYPGPTLRHLELLQQETFRQQIISPDVVRALMEEGMKASVDWHRES from the exons ATGGTGACAGAAGATTCTCAAGACGTCCCAATGGGATCGCCTCCCGAACCGCCTGCTGAAGTAGACCAAGAGCCCAGATACGGTGGCTATTCACGATtcgaggttgagcttgag TTTGTTCAGTCCCTCGCAAACCCGGCCTACCTCAACCATCTTGCCTCTCAGAAACTTCTCAGCCAACCTGCCTTTGTCGCATATCTTGCCTACCTACAATACTGGAGCAAACCGCCGTATCTCAAGTACCTAACGTACCCCGGCCCGACACTACGACATCTGGAGCTCCTCCAGCAGGAGACGTTCCGGCAACAGATCATCAGTCCTGATGTTGTGAGGGCACTCATGGAGGAGGGCATGAAGGCATCAGTCGATTGGCACCGAGAGAGCTAG
- the UBC13 gene encoding Ubiquitin-conjugating enzyme 13 has product MALPKRIIKETERLMAEPVPGISAVPHEDNLRYFDVQIHGPAQSPYEGGVFSLELFLPDDYPMTPPKIRFLTKIFHPNVDKLGRICLDVLKNNWSPALQIRTILLSIQALLGAPNPDDPLAADVAKSWKEDEQAAIATAKEWTAQYAKP; this is encoded by the exons atggctctccCCAAGCGCATTATCAAAGAGACAGAACGGCTCATGGCCGAGCC TGTTCCAGGAATCAGTGCCGTTCCTCACGAGGATAACCTCCGATATTTCGATGTCCAAATTCACGGTCCTGCCCAGTCTCCGTATGAGG GCGGTGTtttcagcctcgagctcttcctccccGACGATTATCCAATGACTCCTCCCAAGATTCGATTCCTCACCAAGATCTTCCACCCAAACGTCGATAAGCTTGGTCGTATTTGCCTCGATGTCCTCAAGA ATAACTGGTCTCCCGCCCTTCAGATCCGAACTATCCTCTTGTCGATCCAGGCTCTCCTCGGTGCTCCTAACCCGGATGATCCTCTCGCTGCAGATGTCGCCAAGAGCTGGAAGGAGGATGAGCAGGCCGCTATTGCAACCGCCAAGGAATGGACGGCCCAATATGCGAAACCTTGA
- a CDS encoding hypothetical protein (EggNog:ENOG41): MSSLSLSTSATTDFNSLPTELRLKIWSRASEPRIVLYGDLVQKSRSYPLPTVTQLTAEARDETRVGYEPIGNGSFFDFSRDILLCDHRITDQVTDQYLDGLAPRIRRLVFWDCFPDDGRVEGPYHYSVYLSACYRQPDFGKIEFDRFWFPNVDDMWIVKVGEIDPAWMVQVDPELPYRERLQQLAKQFRYWVDENIIEMAPLDLNEPEPQAVLKDGRCGKEDCHELNRHRSIMLSKVAFLEGRYRTPDDGQKWIRIISWQAGEEKVVYENRMRWVVVERILTFDLQRDGWSESGVEVRRRSIQGN; encoded by the coding sequence ATGTCGTCTTTGtccctctcaacctcagctACGACCGACTTCAATTCTTTACCAACAGAACTTCGTCTCAAGATATGGTCACGGGCCAGTGAGCCCCGTATCGTTTTGTACGGTGATCTGGTTCAAAAGAGCCGGTCTTATCCCTTGCCTACCGTTACACAACTCACTGCGGAAGCGCGAGATGAAACTCGCGTCGGGTACGAACCGATTGGTAATGGATCATTCTTCGACTTCTCCAGGGACATCCTCCTCTGCGACCACAGGATCACAGATCAGGTGACCGACCAGTACCTGGATGGTCTTGCCCCGCGGATACGGCGTCTTGTCTTCTGGGACTGCTTCCCTGATGATGGACGGGTGGAGGGACCCTATCACTATTCTGTCTATCTATCGGCGTGTTACCGGCAGCCAGATTTTGGGAAAATCGAATTCGACAGGTTTTGGTTCCCTAATGTGGATGACATGTGGATTGTCAAGGTCGGGGAAATCGACCCAGCGTGGATGGTCCAGGTGGACCCAGAATTGCCATACAGAGAGCGGCTTCAACAGTTGGCGAAGCAGTTCAGATACTGGGTGGACGAAAACATCATTGAGATGGCACCCCTGGACCTGAACGAGCCAGAACCACAAGCTGTCTTGAAAGACGGCCGTTGCGGAAAAGAAGACTGCCATGAGCTCAACAGGCACCGCAGTATCATGCTGTCCAAGGTTGCCTTCCTCGAAGGTAGATACAGGACCCCTGATGACGGACAGAAATGGATCCGAATCATTTCATGGCAAGCTGGCGAAGAGAAAGTCGTTTACGAAAACAGGATGAGATGGGTGGTTGTCGAAAGAATTCTGACGTTTGACTTGCAACGGGATGGATGGAGCGAATCTGGAGTGGAAGTGAGACGACGTAGCATCCAAGGTAATTGA
- a CDS encoding hypothetical protein (EggNog:ENOG41~BUSCO:EOG0926539T): MLLFCPHCANILTVSLTNTRTNRLECRTCPFEHHITEPVFSRRVYERVEKEDVFGGPGAWDNAQKGRVQCPNEGCEGDEAAFFQVQIRSADEPMTSFYKCMTCGHRWREN; this comes from the exons ATGTTACTTT TCTGCCCCCATTGCGCAAATATCCTCACCGTCTCCCTCACAAATACACGAACCAACCGACTCGAATGCCGAACTTGCCCTTTCGAACATCACATCACCGAGCCTGTCTTTTCGCGACGGGTGTATGAGCGtgtcgagaaggaggatgTCTTCGGCGGTCCGGGCGCCTGGGACAATGCGCAAAAGGGTCGTGTTCAGTGCCCTAACGAGGGATGCGAGGGAGATGAGGCAGCATTCTTCCAGGTTCAGATTCGCAGTGCTGATGAGCCCATGACGAGTTTTTACAAGTGCATGACCTGTGGTCACCGGTGGAGAGAAAACTGA
- a CDS encoding hypothetical protein (EggNog:ENOG41) — MGNDIGKLMGPRIVSFFPEQAPRCEDDYRRIEATIYIGSHMPRPGPYQVFERLHRTRFQDRNHRSRRMSATKDTFLTHNMVFPKAVPSQSGSLHGYNLISLGLRLVASTFDYGEVIPHIQLTEYAWRPLSLRAFPQLEEFTMMCLRHTSRSHQSHLPFLNSSANRRGCQQSSNGRI; from the exons ATGGGTAATGATATCGGCAAGCTCATGGGGCCCCGAATTGTCAGCTTTTTCCCTGAACAAGCACCTAGATGCGAAGATGACTATCGCAGAATCGAGGCAACGATATACATCGGATCTCATATGCCTAGACCCGGACCATATCAAGTGTTCGAGCGACTTCACCGCACTCGCTTCCAGGACAGGAACCATCGGTCGAGGCGAATGTCTGCCACAAAGGACACCTTCTTGACACACAACATGGTCTTCCCAAAGGCCGTGCCCTCGCAGTCTGGATCTCTTCATGGATATAACCTCATCAGTCTTGGCCTCCGTCTGGTTGCGTCAACTTTTGATTATGGCGAAGTTATTCCACACATCCAGTTGACAGAATATGCTTGGCGACCTTTGAGCCTCAGGGCATTTCCTCAACTTGAAGAGTTTACTATGATGTGTCTGCGACATACCAGCCGCAGCCACCAAAGTCATCTACCCTTTCTCAATTCCTCAGCAAACAGACGAG GATGCCAACAGAGCTCGAATGGACGCATCTAG
- a CDS encoding hypothetical protein (EggNog:ENOG41): MPPPTDDETPFPSLDHSALHGFGRSHLSPDDAFVSPPRGPRGRSRRRKRPWKKLMWVKQSYPDNYTDQATFLENLQRNPRLKPYDFWPLVADSTVILQHVCSVIIFVVCFVGIFQDRVSPVAVTSWSSFATFVGWILWERWLSEIEETDDPSLGVAANVMGRAGRAGSLRRPTRTGSIRRPPPLRVESAPSTAAPSAVGSAASSTANLHAPSTIHRAQSASTTSLASGIAHTPRASQEHLPELPPPLLAEENRYRQRMETVKSAILIYCTLLGLSPILKSLTRSTSSDSIWAMSFWLLAINIFFFDYSGGVGAKFPASLSTNAALMASTVLASRLPSTKQVFSLTLFSIEVFGLFPVFRRYVRHRSWRFHILSAILLVLGASFGVGLILGYDKNTVGWPWKSGLVGMIVGMLIAILATGGCSWWLIGLQKYKNEIRGPWDPARPIIMNRPRWDDDS, translated from the exons ATGCCACCCCCTACCGACGACGAGACGCCGTTCCCCTCGTTAGACCACTCGGCCCTCCATGGCTTTGGTCGTTCTCATCTTTCCCCTGACGATGCCTTTGTGTCGCCTCCTCGAGGGCCACGAGGCCGGAGCCGAAGACGTAAACGCccatggaagaagctgatgTGGGTTAAGCAATCGT ACCCCGATAACTACACAGATCAAGCCACCTTCCTCGAGAATCTCCAGCGCAACCCTCGTCTCAAGCCATATGACTTCTGGCCACTCGTCGCTGACTCTACGGTCATCCTTCAGCACGTCTGTTCAGTCATAAtctttgttgtttgttttgttggCATATTTCAGGATCGCGTGTCTCCTGTTGCTGTCACAAGTTGGAGCAGCTTCGCTACGTTTGTAGGATGGATCCTCTGGGAACGCTGGCTATCAGAAATCGAAGAAACGGATGACCCGAGTCTTGGCGTGGCAGCGAATGTGATGGGAAGGGCCGGTCGGGCTGGAAGTCTAAGGCGACCAACCCGCACGGGCAGTATCCGGCGTCCACCTCCGCTCCGGGTCGAGTCGGCGCCGTCTACCGCCGCACCCTCTGCTGTCGGTTCGGCTGCGAGTTCAACAGCCAATCTGCATGCGCCCAGTACGATACATCGAGCTCAGTCTGCTTCGACGACCTCCCTGGCCAGTGGCATCGCACACACTCCACGAGCGAGTCAGGAACATCTCCCTGAACTACCGCCACCCCTCCTGGCAGAAGAAAATCGATATCGACAGAGGATGGAGACAGTCAAGTCTGCGATTCTTATCTATTGCACGCTCCTTGGACTGAGTCCTATTCTCAAGTCTCTGACCCGATCAACATCAAGCGATAGCATCTGGGCCATGTCCTTCTGGCTTCTCGcgatcaacatcttctttTTTGACTACTCTGGAGGTGTAGGTGCCAAGTTTCCAGCATCGCTGTCCACAAATGCTGCTTTGATGGCATCGACTGTACTCGCCAGCCGACTACCATCGACCAAGCAGGTCTTCAGTCTAACACTCTTCAGCATTGAGGTGTTTGGGTTGTTTCCAGTGTTTCGGCGTTATGTACGACATCGAAGCTGGCGCTTCCATATCCTCTCTGCCATTCTGCTGGTCCTAGGTGCAAGCTTCGGAGTGGGCCTAATCCTGGGATACGATAAGAACACAGTCGGATGGCCATGGAAGAGTGGACTAGTGGGCATGATTGTCGGAATGCTCATTGCCATACTGGCTACAGGAGGCTGCAGCTGGTGGCTGATAGGGCTTCAGAAGTACAAGAATGAGATACGAGGACCGTGGGATCCTGCGAGACCCATTATCATGAATCGGCCTCGATGGGATGACGACTCATGA